The genomic interval cctgtcaggttcaaacactgatgacatctattaaacagacaagaagcaaggaatcatgcagagacagagttacattttgctcaatgagcatagacgtattgggctgtacactcaatTACAGTTGCAACCTACGccctaaggcacagcccacgtgctccactatttattcgggaggtccctggttacatcactgaggctgcttctgaaggaaggggggtaatttcagcagccccattTAGACACAATtaatgattattcagaaatggaaatgtgctgacacttgtgatatcgccctgtctctgctttgtctacgtcaaggtactcgatgttcgcccttggcagtcagcaggccgggtctggacacaaacactgatacgagacgactcgcaatccaagattgcaagttgtccctttgcacagatagaaaagtacaacttcaacacaattgataataactatagcaacggcgtTTAGGCAtatgagttgtgtgataacttatacataattattctaacacttccctctccacagccactttgtccagctcctcccggggtatCCCGAGGTGTTTCCAGGTCAGCcggtagacatagtcttcccaacgtgtcctgggtcttccccgtggcctcctgccagtcggacgtgccctgaatccctccctagggaggcattcggggggcatcctgaccagatgccagaaccacctcatctggctcatctctatgtggaggagtagcggctttactttaagTTCCCCCCGGAGGccaaagcttctcaccctatctctaagggagagtcacACCACACTGTGGAGgaaactaaaggcctactgaaatgaaatgtttttatttaaacagggatagcagatctattctatgtgtcatacttgatcatttcgcgatattgccatatttttgctgaaaggatttagtatagaacaacgacgataaagatcgcaacttttggtatctgataaaaaaaggcttgcccctgaGGATGTATCTTACTGGAGGCTATTtcagcgtgacgtagtcaattgaacatatacgcaaagttccctattgtttacaatgatggccgcatgaagtgagagagattcggaccgagaaagcgacaatttccccattaatttgagcgaggatgaaagatttgtggatgagtaaagtgcaagtgaaggactagtggggagttgaagctattcagatagggaagatgctgtgagagccgggggtgacctgatattcagctgggaatgactacaacagtaaataaacacaagacatatatatactctattagccacaacacaaccaggcttatatttaatatgccacaaattaatcctgcataaaaatacctacgtgtttgttatgctagctcctagctcctctgctagctcctagctccatagaacacgccaatacaattcaaacacctgatcaacacacacatttactcagcccaaaagaccgttcacctaacccaaggttcataaagcttatatatttttaaaaagttacgtacgtgacgcgcacatacggtcaagctatcaaatgtttagaagccaaagctgcatactcacggtacctgatattcagctgggaatgactaaaacagtaaataaacacaagacatatatttactctattagccacaacacaaccaggcttatatttaatatgccacaaatgaatcctgcataaaaacacctacgtgtttgttatgctagctcctagctcctatgctagctcctagctccatagaacacgccaatacaattcaaacacctgatcaacacacacaataactcagcccaaaagaccgttcacctaacccaaggtgcataaagcttatatatttttaaaaagttacgtacgtgacgcgcacatacggtcaatctatcaaatgtttagaagccaaagctgcatactcacggtacctggtattcagctgggaatgactacaacagtaaataaacacaagacatatatttactctattagccacaacacaaccaggcttatatttaatatgccacaaattaatcctgcataaaaacacctacgtctttgttttgctaactcctagctcctatgctagctcctagctccatagaacagtacgccaatacaattcaaacacctgatcaacacacacaatcactcagcccaaaagaccgttcacctaacccaaggttcataaagcttatatatttaaaaaaaagttacgtacatatgcaaaaaaaagttgcgcacatacggtaaagcgatcaaatgtttagaagccaaagctgcatactcacggtagcacgtctgcgtctttgtcatccaaatcaaagtaatcctggtaagagtctgtgttgtcccagttctctacaggcgtctgtgtatcgaagtcaaaagtcctcctggttagagtctctgttatccgagttcttccatcttgactgcatctttcgggaatgtaaacaaagaagcgccggctgtgtgcgtgttgctgctgacttccatcgcaaaatacgtccgcttcgcaccgacaactttcttctttgcttgctcagcttctttctccataatgcaatgaacataattgcaacagattcaccaacacagatgtccagaatactgtggaattatgaaatgaaaacagagcttttttgtattgtattcaatggggaaggcatacctctgttccccgggctacgtcacgtacatacgtcatcatcagaggcgtttcgaaccggaagtttagcggcaaatttaaaatgtcactttataagttaacccggccgtattggcatgtgttgcaatgttaagatttcatcattgatatataaactatcagactgcgtggtcggtagtagtgggtttcagtaggcctttaatgttggtcGCTTgttcccgtgatcttgtcctttcggtcacaattTGAGCACATTTATGTTTTTTACTCCAGTGTGTAatttttttgtcaacattttcttaaaggcctactgaaacccactactaccgaccacgcagtctgatagtttatatatcaatgatgaaatcttaacattgcaacacatgccaatacggccgggttaacttataaagtgacatttaaaatttcccgggaaatatccggctgaaacgtcgcggtatgatgacgtatgcgcgtgacgaaggcagttgaacgcgtcatcttggaataggtccctcccaatttaaacagctctgttttaatcgctaatttccacagtattcaggacatctgtgttggtgaatcttttggaaatttgttcaattaacaatggagactgcaaaaaagagagttgtagggaagcggtgtgttgctgctggatgtagcaacacaaaccaaaacacaaccggtgtttcattgtttcttttcccaaaagatggcggccaagctttactatggaacaaagaagtcaagcgaacacggttggattggacgacacatacgaagtacagtgtattatgcagcgaacatttcgaaagatcatgtttcgaagagggtcccttgcgaatggcagaaatgggaatcagcactcgtcgactcgtgctgaagaaaggtgcgaagccaactattttcgatagaccacggacaagtccggagcacccgaccccctccacaagcggacagactgggcacatgaggtctgcatttgccaaaagggaaaggaagagggtaagaatcttgatatccagttttcatagtcagactacactgttccaatatccatttctttgttctcaattgttgaaacccccccacctccacaccccggattgtaaataatgtaaataattcaatgtgattatcttgtgtgatgactgtattatgatgatagtatatatatgatagtatatatctgtatcatgaatcaatttaagtggaccccgacttaaacaagttgaaaaacttattggggtggtaccatttagtggtcaattgtacggaatatgtacttcactgtgcaacctactaataaaagtctcaatcaatcaaccaaaactaacacacacagtcatagactactccagtggttctcaaccttttttcagtgattttcccctgtgaacatttttttaattcaagtaccccctaatcagagcaaagcatttttggttgaaaaaaagaaaaaaaatacagcactatgtcatcagtttctgatttattaaattgtataacagtgcaagatattgctaatttgtagtggtctttcttgaactatttggaaaaaaagatataaaaataactaaaaacttgttgaaaaataaacaagtgattcaattataaataatattttgtacacatagaagtaatcatcaacttaaagtgccctctttggggattgtaatagagatccatctggattcatgaacttaattctaaacatttattttgttgaagtattattcaataaatatatttataaaggatttttgaattgttgctatttttataatatttaaaaaaaaatctctcgtaccccttggcataccttcaagtatccccaagggtatgcgtacccccatttgagaaccactggactactccatgaacaatgaaataaattaacaataaaatagtctacatataattattgcttcaagttctagtcaagttcttctgcagtataaagtatcgtacatttactgacattactgtcaatagtgtcaatactgtcaatagattacaatagacaataatataaagtattgtacatttgtacatttacagacaatagatcagatcatggacagtacgactacggcatcagtggcggatgcggtggatgaaccaatggcaatggcactagatttgcctgatgaggagggcgatcaagatcaggttcgatttgttttcctaatcaatgttcaaatggattacagttcaagcccaatccaaaagtattgataattaatgtaaatgaggtatccatattacatgtagctgtttctccatttccagggaaatacaagagaacaaggatgccagacggactgggtaccgattgggacagcaccaacagcaatgaccagtagcaagagcacccaaacagggaaaatacatcatagatcaaagggtatgtctatttcggtgacgaacatgattctgcacatcacagtacacattgcacgctgcctgtgcagagtagagtagacagataaattaggtgattcaaagacaataattattatgtgattctagtttaattttaacagattatataaaacaacttgtgcttgattttattgctaggacaccaggtgaccccagatatcctcgagagggttagagctcggccggccagggttagtgaagtcccattgtcaagtgtagcagctccatctgacagccccgagatgcagactaacatagcagctccaggtgtgtctggaatgcaagccaagctacgaccacctcctgcattgtttgatgaaggaccagcatcaagtcccactgcgccttttgttggtggttcttccgatgacagctatgtgccgagtgagtcaacgacatcggatccgtgtcaatctgacgggtcgccagatcgcccatgtactcaccagatgcatgaagagggctgccacaaggaaccgaagtacatcatctttgagtcgtgcctccagagtctcgtcaagtggtgtcactgtccagtctgtggcagccaggacataagcccttcttgggattcgaacggtacacagctgaccatgactcttcaatgtgcatcatgtgaccagaggagtagttggagcagccagccaaacattggcccttatgccgcgggcaacatcctgctgtctgctggcatcctcttcgctggggcatcttctggcaaggtgttgcaagtgctgaacagcatcggagtggtcacgtatgtgaagaggacatttttcaaccaccaggagctcatcctgcagccagccatcaaaaaggtgtgggaggaacagcaacggacgcacctcaccatgctgcaggtggaaggccgacccctcgtccttggtggtgatgggcgagcagacagtccgggacacagcgccaagttcggtacctacaccacaatggagcttgtggccaatgtggttctcgaccttcaggttgtacaggtacgaccatataatctcactaaaacactagtaacacaataagcagataagggattttccagaattatcctagtaaatttgtctaataacattaaccatttcaatgtatactaagcccctttttcatttttttctttgctcattccttttctgttatatatatttcagagcaacgaatgtcttggcagctaccatatggagatggaaggactgaagaggatggtggaactgctgatcagctgggacctggatgtcggggtgctggtgacagacagacacagacagatcgctaaatggattcgtgaaaacatgcccaatacacggcactgctatgacatctggcatgttgcaaaatgttagttggattatttgtatgcatgacaagttgtgaagtagtgtgtacatatcagtgatcagatgaatgcgatattgtatttaatccacaaatttctgtttttttctgtttgtagccatcggaaagaaactgaaggccatcgccaagcataaggactgtgaagacctgaagccctgggtgcaaagtataatcaaccacctctactgggcagcagtgtctacaccgcctggagagggggaacttctggttgccaagtggaagtctgtggagcgacacattcagaacatccacaaggaccatggcgacctcttcccaatttgtactcatggacaactgcaacggcaaaagaaatggctcaaacaaagtgagtaggcaaataagttgcccgaaagcagtgagggactagcagtattttcctgcacatcttttgaaagtcaaaaaattcagataaacttgtaagtaaataaccagtttaagttgactggaacatttttgtagaaacgttgttctattttaaatttatgtttaggttcacgctcagcagtgaaactggaggaggtggtcaacaacaagtccctgctaaaagatatcgccatgctgtcgggtgaacaccagacttccaaggtggaggcgttccatagccttgtcatacaggtgagaattagactgatcgcctgtaggtggtgtcggtggttaccacctgccactaggactttggtggccagggagcaaaatactagagcatactaaatgaagccttgatacagtcagtgtaagcaagagaatgttggaggtccaacatagtggctggcatcttggtgagaaagattgcaaacaattctggcgtggtgttaacattgaaaacaaaacagcttcattactgcaggagatcaagctttaatagctgactattaacagtttaatacacaaacatttgtattcaaatttacaaacaatttataaatttacacacacattgtatggacgcatgactgaataaagtgtcttttatcttatacagttcgcaccgaaaatgtatgtcttctcatacatcggaatgctgtgcaggtatgtttccacactaatctaagtgtcactagtgtgtgccatactttagtactaattattacattattctgttaccacacctaggaacctgcttgctgggctgcactggaacgaaaattcgagccgccctatagccactacacaagcgggtgctgagcgctatgcagtacgctacccgaagtataaagcagggggccatgtggtcaagaaaatcgcgacagagccaacataccgtaagtgtagaggacacaaaacatgtaaacacttgacactttgtatcatgataataatactgtcaagtttcactctccatgagtatattatgttgtgagcaggaacatgtacaattgtattttgcaggctacgtagatgacttgatcagggaggttgttgctggctgcagacagacccctgacgagagaacaccactcagcgtcactgtggatgtgcctcccttcctctgcgatgaactggagaagccagacaaggaggaagccatcgcttcggtaagtgtgaaatgccctcccggtaacagttagagatgctacctcagtagaagcatttaagtcccatcttaaaactcatttgtatactctagcctttaaatagaccccctttttagaccagttgatctgccgtttcttttcttttctcctctgccccccccccacgtggaggggttattccggtgaccatggataaagtgctggctgtccagagttgggacccggggtataccgctcgcctgtgcatcggttggggacatctgcgctgctgacccgtctccgctcggggtggcctcctgctggctccactggaccctcactaatatgttagacccactcgacatccattgctttcggtctcccctagagggggggggttacccacatatgcggtcctctccaaggtttctcatagtcattcacatcgacgtcctactggggtgagttttccttgcccgtgtgtgggctctgtaccgaggatgtcgttgtggcttgtacagccctttgagacatttgtgatttagtgctatataaataaacattgattgattgactgattgattgattgattgattttattgattaagtacagtggccatgtagattctgttgcagtcactgcacgtcttggaaccccgtgtagtccatcgatgggaatgttgtcctaatcttatgtactacacaagctggtagtaccacccttatgtcctttcccagatatccccagcagaagcggacaaactgtcgataggctgtgtgtcgtctccgcctgcaagtagcaaatgatggcagctgttattatccggacatggatacacagtgactcactgttctctgagattcaaaagacattgtcatgcattctattcatttgtcatttactgttgcagtaaattgtaaatattgttgacatctacggtccatctatgtaatacttctatgatatataatgtcatgtgcattgtagcacagtacatttcacagaataagaataagataagaaagtgctcattctgacttatcttccaaaggttgatagaataaagaattatttaaacttattagtgcctcactcattttgctgttgctgcagcatgccatattgctgtttgtaggcgttatacgctgtctgcagcacccattcatccagacacacagatggaaagccatggtggtctatgatgcacgtcttcaccctctcctcctccatcgttctggtcactgcctctatttcactacagcagacacactcagccactgtctccatgttcacacagttttgacatgtacacctggaaatagaaatgttcataatatttgtaaatcaattcatattattgacacctgcaatctgcaaacatgtggaataattaatattatcattgtcttgttgtggatcttattaatctgcatgcatatttttagtattgccggtatatggagctgtggcccatagaaataatgggtaattaattaggtttgacattgtgtcaatgatagatacttagtgtatagataggcctggggtgtaagttgtaacactaacagtaacacattgtgtcaatgatagatacttagtgtatagataggcctggggtgtaagttgtaacactaacagtaacagtgcaagactaggccacaaactaaaactagtctataaataaataacatattaccattctgtattctcaaggcgatctatgtcgtgtgctcctccagcatcaatagcagcagcgtcctcctgaccgtcttcatcagcgtcgggttcaaagcgatatggctctatccctctcacagcttcttccctatctgaatcgcttccactccccactagtccttcacttgcactttcctcatccacaaatctttcatcctcgctcaaattaatggagaaatcgtcgctatctcggtcagaatcgctctcagatctggcggccatcattgcaaacaatagggagctttgcggatatgttcaattgtccacgtcacgctacttccggtaggggcaaggcttttttttgtcagataccaaaagttgctatctttatcgtcgtttttctattctaaatcctttcagcaaaaatatggcaatatcgcgaaatgatcaagtatgacacatagaatagatctgctatccccgtttaaataaaaaaatttcatttcagtaggcctttaacaaaaactattaaaaactGAGCACATTaatgttttttctccagtgtgtattcttttTGACTACGATTTTttaatggtttttctccagtgtgcattATTTTGTTCATCAAGTTTTTAATTGAGCATCTTTTATTACAAACTGTGCACAttaatggtttttctccagtgtgtattattttgtctGTTATCAAACTTTTCTTCACAGAGAATCCTTTTTTACAAACTGAGCAC from Entelurus aequoreus isolate RoL-2023_Sb linkage group LG14, RoL_Eaeq_v1.1, whole genome shotgun sequence carries:
- the LOC133664593 gene encoding uncharacterized protein LOC133664593; amino-acid sequence: MCERTIAKYEEELCPTKEEKERQHQLQDAVFKKHQVVLHRTDGGQALLWNKEVKRTRLDWTTHTKYSVLCSEHFERSCFEEGPLRMAEMGISTRRLVLKKGAKPTIFDRPRTSPEHPTPSTSGQTGHMRSAFAKRERKRTIDQIMDSTTTASVADAVDEPMAMALDLPDEEGDQDQGNTREQGCQTDWVPIGTAPTAMTSSKSTQTGKIHHRSKGHQVTPDILERVRARPARVSEVPLSSVAAPSDSPEMQTNIAAPGVSGMQAKLRPPPALFDEGPASSPTAPFVGGSSDDSYVPSESTTSDPCQSDGSPDRPCTHQMHEEGCHKEPKYIIFESCLQSLVKWCHCPVCGSQDISPSWDSNGTQLTMTLQCASCDQRSSWSSQPNIGPYAAGNILLSAGILFAGASSGKVLQVLNSIGVVTYVKRTFFNHQELILQPAIKKVWEEQQRTHLTMLQVEGRPLVLGGDGRADSPGHSAKFGTYTTMELVANVVLDLQVVQSNECLGSYHMEMEGLKRMVELLISWDLDVGVLVTDRHRQIAKWIRENMPNTRHCYDIWHVAKSIGKKLKAIAKHKDCEDLKPWVQSIINHLYWAAVSTPPGEGELLVAKWKSVERHIQNIHKDHGDLFPICTHGQLQRQKKWLKQSSRSAVKLEEVVNNKSLLKDIAMLSGEHQTSKVEAFHSLVIQFAPKMYVFSYIGMLCRNLLAGLHWNENSSRPIATTQAGAERYAVRYPKYKAGGHVVKKIATEPTYRYVDDLIREVVAGCRQTPDERTPLSVTVDVPPFLCDELEKPDKEEAIASVSVKCPPGNS